The sequence CAGCAGCGCCTCGCCGTGCGCGACGGTGAACGATCGCGCGGCGCCGCGGCCGTGGCTGCGGCGCCGCGATGCCACCACCCCGTCGACGGCGTCGTCGCTCACGGGCGCCCCCCCTGCGACGCACGCAGCTCGTCGAGCGCGTCGCGCACCGCCTCGAGTCGAGCGGTATCGGGCCACGACGCTGCGATCGCGAACGCGACCCCGGCCAGCGCGACCAACGGTTGCACCGGCAGGTGCACCAACGCCGCGCGCAGCAGCACGTGGCGCTCGTCGAGCCACAGTCGTCGCGCGTCATCGTCGGGCACGCGACGTGGTGCGACCACGGCGACGTCGTCGCCGACCGCGAGCGACCACAGCGCGTCGGGCACCTCGCCGAACCGACCCAGCGCGACCGCGTGGGCGTGTCCCGAGCGGCGCAACACGTCGGCGAGCAGCTCGACGAAGCTGGTCGCACCGGCGACCGGCGCGATCCGTCGCACCACCGCGGCGACCGGGCGCAGCTCGAGGTCGACTGCCTGCAGGGCCTCGGTCAGCCAACCTTGGTCGGGATCGGCGTCGGCCGCAGTCGCGAACACCACCGGCACGCCGCACGGCTCGGCCAGCGCGACCGACTCGAACGCGACCGCATCATCGGGCTCGCACCACCCGACCACGCCGAACTTCGCTGCCCGCGCCAGCGCGCCGAAGGATGTCGCGGTCCCGCCCGCGCGCCGCAGCACGGCAGGGCGATCGAGCGCCGTGCCCATCGCGTCGCGCTCGCATCGCAGGTGCTCGTGCAGATAGGCGTACTCGCGGTGCAGCGGTGCGCTCCACGGCCCCGCGGTGCCGGCCAGCGCGACCAGGCGCTCGACCAGAGCTCCGCGCAGCTCGTGGACCTTGGCGATGATCGTCCGCTCGACCGCCAGCCGCCCGACGTCGTCGACGACGTGATCGCGCCCGATGTCGGTGCGCAGGCCCGGCGAGTCGGCCCACACTCGCAGGTGATCG is a genomic window of Deltaproteobacteria bacterium containing:
- a CDS encoding ATP-binding protein produces the protein MTVTASSVDELLARLVAQFASPYDFLRELVQNAMDAGSDRVEVVLHAHALPDDAVVFELEITDAGSGMDEAILDGELTRLFASGKQGDRTMAGGFGVGFVSVFAWEPHAVLLQTGRGGEAWELTFGADRRFEKHRLDEPVEGTTVRLFRRGRAAERDGIAEAVRDSLWRWCRFCPVELTFEDVAAARGPERIHDVPLPSDEALVATHEVGDASIRVAFAVPPHVTLLRHGLVLAEGAPADLLPHARAHIEASFDHLRVWADSPGLRTDIGRDHVVDDVGRLAVERTIIAKVHELRGALVERLVALAGTAGPWSAPLHREYAYLHEHLRCERDAMGTALDRPAVLRRAGGTATSFGALARAAKFGVVGWCEPDDAVAFESVALAEPCGVPVVFATAADADPDQGWLTEALQAVDLELRPVAAVVRRIAPVAGATSFVELLADVLRRSGHAHAVALGRFGEVPDALWSLAVGDDVAVVAPRRVPDDDARRLWLDERHVLLRAALVHLPVQPLVALAGVAFAIAASWPDTARLEAVRDALDELRASQGGRP